In one Winogradskyella sp. MH6 genomic region, the following are encoded:
- a CDS encoding glycosyltransferase family 4 protein, producing MKKKLLILSVPPPFGGGEIRARLMADYFTSHDDFVIIENSNKSKNKSNQGKLLISNVVINIGYIIKNLWTIIKVRPAVVYLSIPKNFIPLLKIVPVLLFAKVYGGKVIGELAGRNFYFLEQKGMPYKLGLNILKKFDSIRVLGNTVNKTLAEHGLTSITVIDNGVEIPNQSDNKVKALTGQKIRIGFVGALHKNKGIFVLAETAKILAIEGVDFELSIAGEWENNEDKLKVEQFIDKHQLHQKVKFLGLIHNEDKWNFYKSIDLFLLPSYNEGQPLVLIEAMAFGIPVVCSGIGAIPDTVVSGYNGFIINDFSVSNYVLKIKELTDSKEIYKTISSNNLDTFDKRFRVEDYLQNIHSWINSNSKN from the coding sequence ATGAAAAAGAAGTTACTCATACTTAGCGTTCCTCCTCCATTTGGTGGCGGCGAAATAAGAGCTAGGCTTATGGCAGATTATTTTACTAGTCATGATGATTTTGTAATTATAGAAAATTCTAACAAATCCAAGAATAAGTCCAATCAAGGAAAACTACTAATAAGCAATGTTGTAATTAATATTGGCTATATCATAAAGAATTTATGGACTATTATTAAGGTAAGGCCAGCAGTAGTGTATTTGTCCATACCCAAAAATTTCATTCCACTTCTCAAAATAGTACCTGTTTTATTATTTGCTAAAGTGTATGGAGGTAAGGTTATAGGTGAGTTAGCAGGAAGAAATTTTTATTTCTTGGAACAAAAGGGGATGCCTTATAAATTAGGATTGAATATTTTAAAGAAGTTTGATAGCATAAGGGTCTTAGGAAATACAGTAAATAAGACATTGGCTGAACATGGATTAACTTCTATTACAGTTATAGATAATGGTGTTGAAATACCAAATCAAAGTGATAATAAGGTAAAAGCGTTGACAGGGCAAAAAATTAGAATAGGTTTTGTTGGAGCACTTCATAAAAATAAAGGCATATTTGTTCTGGCTGAAACGGCAAAAATTTTAGCAATTGAAGGGGTGGATTTTGAATTATCAATAGCTGGAGAGTGGGAAAACAATGAGGATAAATTAAAAGTTGAACAGTTTATAGATAAGCATCAGCTACATCAAAAGGTTAAATTTCTTGGATTAATACACAACGAGGATAAGTGGAATTTTTACAAATCAATAGATTTATTCTTATTGCCATCTTATAATGAAGGTCAACCATTGGTTTTAATAGAAGCAATGGCTTTTGGTATTCCTGTGGTTTGTTCAGGTATTGGGGCAATACCTGATACAGTTGTTTCTGGTTATAATGGGTTTATCATCAATGATTTTTCGGTGTCAAACTATGTGCTTAAAATCAAAGAACTTACAGATAGCAAGGAAATATATAAAACCATATCTTCTAATAATTTAGATACCTTTGACAAAAGATTTCGAGTAGAAGATTATTTACAAAACATCCATAGTTGGATTAACAGTAATTCTAAAAATTAA
- a CDS encoding asparagine synthase-related protein, which yields MAFKETSEHLFQSPKFLSNNLVFDSFNEALSNTSSSVNLDIAAIQSYLSFGYICGNRTLLHQIERQPWLSDIRDNKVVLSKVPEHGLFTEQFQVLSDVFFKLLVEEAREVVREYKDIYILLSGGLDSRIAVGVFKYLYDNGELKEKPKTVSWGLEDSRDVVYAKNIANILDFEWIHVPLQPNNVLENINVTAKELGLLHSPEMLHSMLWFRDLPKDALVIAGSFGDSIGRAEFSNLHLLQLKKPKPIDRFNLLNSEAQKYGQEQVYQDINALQDRSPNAKPYALREHFMQGYRMRGGLCNALSVINGNAKIYQMFTSPKVYKYIWSLHPSVRGNEMYEHLFKTNFPKLAQLPWARTNKALSGKTQGAVNGLRLHYHEYTKWAKNELRADLENLIDLDWFNQFQIFNINSIKELREIIRSSEVRVGRANDIWLWLAGFRVYVDHLEKQNHQLILKPYAHIESQTGKQKVSLMEQLNNNVLNKNEFINSFSKDIRTKFRKHQTKKLKQEYLGKYPPLTLNKDLFL from the coding sequence ATGGCATTTAAAGAAACTTCAGAGCATTTGTTTCAATCACCAAAATTTCTATCAAATAACTTAGTTTTTGATAGTTTTAATGAAGCACTTTCCAATACATCTTCAAGTGTAAATCTAGATATTGCTGCCATTCAGTCGTATCTGTCTTTTGGGTATATATGTGGTAATAGAACCCTTTTGCATCAGATTGAACGCCAACCATGGCTTTCAGATATTAGGGATAACAAGGTGGTATTAAGTAAAGTGCCTGAACATGGGTTGTTTACAGAGCAATTTCAGGTCCTTTCGGATGTGTTTTTTAAACTTTTGGTAGAAGAAGCTAGAGAAGTAGTCAGAGAATATAAGGATATATATATTCTACTTTCAGGTGGTTTAGATAGTAGGATTGCGGTAGGTGTTTTTAAATACCTTTACGATAATGGTGAGCTAAAAGAAAAGCCAAAAACAGTGTCTTGGGGATTAGAAGATTCAAGAGATGTAGTTTATGCTAAGAATATTGCTAATATTTTGGATTTTGAATGGATACATGTACCACTTCAACCAAATAATGTCCTTGAAAATATAAACGTTACAGCAAAAGAATTAGGTTTGTTGCATTCTCCAGAGATGTTGCATAGTATGCTTTGGTTTAGAGATTTACCAAAAGATGCTTTGGTAATAGCTGGTAGTTTTGGAGACTCTATAGGTAGGGCTGAGTTTAGTAATCTTCATTTACTACAACTAAAAAAGCCTAAACCAATTGATAGATTTAATTTACTTAATTCTGAAGCTCAAAAGTATGGGCAAGAGCAAGTATATCAGGATATAAACGCACTTCAAGATAGAAGTCCTAATGCAAAACCCTATGCGTTAAGAGAGCATTTTATGCAAGGTTATAGAATGAGAGGAGGGCTTTGTAATGCCTTATCGGTAATTAATGGTAATGCTAAAATTTACCAAATGTTTACATCACCAAAAGTATATAAATATATTTGGTCGCTTCACCCTTCGGTAAGAGGTAATGAAATGTATGAGCATCTGTTTAAAACCAATTTTCCAAAATTAGCACAGTTACCATGGGCTAGAACAAATAAAGCACTAAGTGGGAAAACTCAAGGTGCTGTAAATGGGTTAAGGCTACATTACCATGAATATACCAAATGGGCAAAGAATGAGTTAAGAGCAGATTTAGAAAATCTGATAGATTTAGATTGGTTCAATCAGTTTCAGATATTCAACATCAATAGTATAAAAGAACTTAGGGAGATTATTAGGTCAAGCGAAGTTAGAGTAGGTAGGGCTAATGATATTTGGCTTTGGTTAGCTGGGTTTAGAGTTTATGTAGATCATCTGGAAAAGCAAAACCACCAGTTAATTTTAAAACCTTATGCACATATTGAGAGTCAAACAGGTAAACAGAAGGTGTCTTTGATGGAACAGTTAAACAACAATGTTTTAAATAAAAACGAATTTATTAATTCGTTTTCAAAAGATATAAGAACCAAATTTAGAAAACATCAAACAAAGAAATTAAAGCAAGAGTATTTAGGTAAATATCCACCGCTTACATTAAATAAAGATTTGTTTTTATAG
- a CDS encoding CapA family protein, translated as MKIIIGGDVSPINTNHDYFKENSALFGNFQEDFNTSDLNIINLEVPLTDSTTRITKSGANLKGPIFAAGSLRDSNIHVVSLANNHMGDFSDEGVVETLEVCKINNILTVGAGVDAGSARKPLIFNERYKIGILSFSDTEFGVAKKDKPGVNPMDLCDVTRDILNLKDQVDFTIVLLHEGKEHYEYPSPNLQKICRYICDMGADLVVCQHSHIAGAWERYGQSNIFYGQGNLMFDYVNRNTNHWKTGYLIQVELSDGKTEVQQIPFKQGFPGILKLNKNEEAEFFAKSNEMKKNVVDEVFIEQAWNKFINKYRLVYYSIFRGHGKWLRKLNSKLGLTNWLYNKKNKAILLNVVRSRVHREVVVDLLEKEIKN; from the coding sequence ATGAAGATAATAATAGGAGGAGATGTAAGCCCAATAAATACTAATCACGATTATTTTAAAGAGAACAGTGCTTTGTTTGGTAATTTTCAGGAAGACTTTAATACATCAGATTTAAACATTATAAATCTTGAAGTGCCATTAACAGATAGTACTACCAGAATAACCAAATCTGGAGCAAATCTAAAAGGGCCAATTTTTGCGGCTGGGTCACTCAGAGATTCAAACATTCATGTAGTTAGCCTAGCCAATAATCACATGGGTGATTTTTCAGACGAGGGTGTAGTAGAAACTTTAGAAGTTTGTAAAATTAATAACATATTAACTGTTGGGGCGGGTGTAGATGCAGGTAGTGCGAGGAAACCATTAATATTTAATGAAAGATATAAAATTGGGATTTTGTCGTTTTCAGATACTGAATTTGGTGTAGCTAAAAAAGACAAGCCAGGGGTTAATCCGATGGATTTATGTGATGTTACACGAGACATATTAAATCTAAAAGATCAAGTAGATTTCACTATTGTTTTGTTACACGAGGGTAAAGAGCATTATGAGTATCCTTCACCAAACCTTCAAAAAATATGCAGATACATATGTGATATGGGTGCAGACTTGGTGGTATGCCAGCATTCTCATATAGCAGGTGCTTGGGAAAGATATGGGCAATCAAATATTTTTTACGGACAAGGTAATCTCATGTTCGATTATGTTAATCGTAATACCAATCATTGGAAAACAGGATATTTAATACAAGTTGAACTATCAGACGGAAAAACTGAAGTTCAGCAAATACCTTTTAAACAAGGTTTTCCAGGGATTTTAAAATTAAATAAAAACGAAGAAGCTGAGTTTTTTGCCAAGTCCAACGAAATGAAAAAGAATGTAGTCGATGAAGTATTTATTGAACAGGCTTGGAACAAGTTTATTAATAAGTATAGGTTAGTCTATTATAGCATTTTTAGAGGACATGGTAAATGGTTGAGGAAGTTAAATTCAAAGCTTGGATTAACCAATTGGTTGTATAACAAAAAGAACAAAGCAATACTTTTAAATGTTGTTAGGAGTAGAGTACATCGAGAAGTTGTTGTAGATCTTTTAGAAAAAGAAATTAAAAATTAA
- a CDS encoding sulfotransferase family 2 domain-containing protein — MKNYAYVHIEKCAGTSLHKILEYNDSRYWVLNPKVFHTNGKEYPLQKEDTNKIFKSYFVNGIGGHAIRPYRLDAQNISSAFTFLRNPSERYVSHYLHQFSKMNLVRTFEEYLQEDYYHNFITKALSLNGDVVEAKNVLDKMAYVGDMKTFNQSLLELNATVFNNRLSMYKKHDMKGVSSKKANKIILQFKEDIHNNNQKDWELYDYISSEAFRSKFNVGIEDVKYLEVSKMLDFKRKVFRVIKNKTWSYL, encoded by the coding sequence ATGAAGAATTATGCATATGTTCATATAGAAAAATGTGCAGGAACCAGTTTGCATAAAATATTGGAGTACAACGATTCTAGATATTGGGTATTAAACCCAAAGGTGTTTCATACAAATGGGAAAGAGTATCCACTTCAAAAAGAAGATACCAATAAGATTTTTAAGTCTTATTTTGTTAACGGAATAGGCGGCCATGCTATCAGGCCTTATAGATTAGATGCTCAAAATATAAGTAGTGCTTTTACCTTTTTAAGAAATCCATCCGAAAGGTACGTAAGCCATTATTTGCATCAATTTTCAAAGATGAATCTTGTAAGAACTTTTGAGGAATATTTGCAAGAAGACTATTACCATAATTTTATTACAAAAGCATTGTCTCTTAATGGCGATGTTGTGGAGGCTAAAAACGTATTAGATAAAATGGCTTATGTTGGCGATATGAAAACCTTTAACCAAAGTTTATTAGAATTAAATGCAACGGTATTTAATAATCGCTTAAGCATGTACAAAAAGCATGATATGAAAGGTGTGTCTTCTAAAAAAGCTAACAAGATAATTTTGCAATTCAAAGAAGATATACACAACAACAATCAGAAAGATTGGGAGTTGTATGATTATATAAGTAGTGAAGCTTTCAGGTCAAAATTTAATGTTGGTATTGAAGATGTAAAGTATTTAGAGGTGTCAAAAATGTTAGACTTTAAGAGAAAAGTGTTTAGAGTAATTAAAAACAAGACATGGTCTTATTTATAG
- a CDS encoding O-antigen ligase family protein, translating into MGIAKSKKGLVLILFFTLLSFLDLLYPSKGDNVDRIVPQIGRAAFFGTMLVFVVSNLIKGYRIPQSIVGKAVKYLLFLFTILSLLHLSLVLDNITSVIKILYWITGFYFFYQALISGVIKTKHIEYFTIAAVLIYFLVVLRDYTNRNLWEGSKDFFVSNNAYHLLKFFPLVLLFQNKLKNVLILLIAIGIVLAFKRGALLAFGLSFVIYYLYILFKEKKGKLKKLILGIAIVAAGAYYFIQNISVFLSRSEDLESVDSAGSGRGQMFRLIAEDMILDNFQPLKFIFGNGVYASKEFFQKTIGHKIVAHSDVLEFFFDFGLIGLVILILFYYRVYKLYRFFRKEYYGMVLKIWLVASGLSSLYSINLFAAEMIYAILPIVLLELERLKRLRNHNTNTLKH; encoded by the coding sequence ATGGGTATAGCAAAATCAAAAAAAGGACTGGTATTAATACTCTTCTTTACGCTGTTGTCGTTCTTAGATTTACTGTATCCGTCAAAAGGTGATAATGTAGATAGAATAGTGCCGCAAATTGGTAGAGCAGCTTTTTTTGGTACTATGTTGGTGTTTGTTGTTTCTAATCTCATTAAAGGCTACAGAATACCACAATCTATAGTTGGTAAAGCGGTTAAATATTTGTTGTTTCTTTTTACAATTTTAAGCTTGCTGCATCTAAGTTTGGTATTAGACAATATAACTTCAGTAATAAAAATATTGTATTGGATAACAGGGTTTTACTTCTTTTATCAGGCTTTAATTTCAGGTGTGATAAAAACTAAGCATATAGAGTATTTTACTATTGCTGCCGTACTTATTTATTTCTTGGTAGTTCTACGAGATTATACGAACCGTAATCTATGGGAAGGTTCTAAAGACTTTTTTGTGTCTAATAATGCATATCATTTGCTTAAGTTTTTTCCTTTGGTATTACTGTTTCAAAACAAATTAAAAAATGTTTTAATACTGCTCATAGCAATTGGTATTGTTTTAGCATTTAAAAGAGGGGCATTGTTGGCGTTTGGTTTGTCGTTTGTTATATACTACTTGTATATCTTGTTTAAGGAGAAAAAAGGGAAACTAAAAAAACTAATCCTAGGGATTGCTATTGTGGCTGCTGGTGCTTACTATTTTATTCAAAATATTTCTGTGTTTCTAAGCCGATCAGAAGATTTAGAAAGTGTGGATTCTGCGGGTTCTGGTCGTGGACAAATGTTTAGACTTATTGCAGAAGATATGATTTTGGATAATTTTCAACCACTAAAGTTCATTTTTGGTAATGGAGTTTATGCGTCTAAAGAGTTTTTTCAAAAAACAATAGGTCACAAAATTGTAGCACATAGTGATGTTTTAGAGTTCTTTTTTGATTTTGGTCTTATAGGTCTTGTCATCCTTATATTATTTTATTATAGAGTATACAAGTTATATCGTTTTTTTAGAAAAGAATATTATGGCATGGTACTAAAGATTTGGTTGGTCGCTAGTGGGTTAAGTTCGTTATACTCAATTAACTTATTTGCCGCAGAAATGATTTATGCTATTTTGCCAATCGTGCTTTTAGAACTTGAGAGATTAAAGAGATTGAGAAACCATAACACAAACACATTAAAGCATTAG
- the murB gene encoding UDP-N-acetylmuramate dehydrogenase yields the protein MIAYKDFDLTNYNAYRIKAICKNAFFPESEADLIALYTKKQDYILLGSGHNIICSKPYYDADFIIFNGNFNTLRVDEATRVIEAEAGATIYEVSNVAQKHSLSGAEFFYDIPSSVGGAVVMNAGTKEGETKNILSKVRYLDLADMQVKEKSSKDLELSYRNSLFQKQKDKVILKAWFQLQVGDAEEIKIIMEASKARRWEKQPREYPNCGSVYKRPPGRFVGPMLDELGLKGYRIGGAEVSKKHSGFIVNVGDATGKDILELIKHTKEQVKANFGIDLEVEQRII from the coding sequence ATGATAGCGTATAAAGATTTTGATTTAACAAATTATAACGCCTATAGAATAAAAGCGATTTGTAAGAATGCTTTTTTTCCAGAAAGTGAAGCAGATCTTATTGCACTTTATACCAAAAAACAAGACTATATACTTTTAGGTAGTGGTCATAATATTATTTGTTCTAAGCCGTATTATGATGCAGATTTTATCATCTTTAATGGTAATTTTAATACACTTAGGGTAGATGAGGCTACACGTGTAATTGAAGCAGAAGCTGGCGCAACCATTTATGAGGTAAGTAATGTAGCACAAAAACACAGCTTATCTGGCGCAGAGTTTTTTTACGATATACCAAGTTCTGTTGGTGGAGCTGTAGTGATGAATGCTGGTACCAAAGAAGGGGAGACCAAAAACATTTTAAGCAAGGTACGTTACCTCGATTTAGCAGACATGCAGGTTAAAGAAAAAAGCAGTAAGGATTTAGAGTTAAGCTATCGCAATAGTCTGTTTCAAAAACAAAAGGATAAAGTCATTCTAAAAGCTTGGTTTCAGTTACAAGTAGGAGATGCAGAAGAGATAAAAATAATAATGGAAGCCTCAAAAGCTAGACGTTGGGAAAAACAACCCAGAGAATATCCTAATTGTGGTAGTGTGTACAAACGACCTCCTGGTCGTTTTGTCGGACCCATGTTAGATGAGCTTGGTCTTAAGGGGTATAGAATTGGTGGGGCAGAAGTCTCAAAAAAGCATAGTGGGTTTATTGTAAATGTTGGTGATGCAACAGGTAAAGATATTTTAGAGCTTATTAAGCACACCAAAGAACAAGTAAAAGCTAACTTTGGTATAGATTTAGAGGTTGAGCAACGTATAATCTAA
- a CDS encoding oligosaccharide flippase family protein, producing the protein MNSFLKDIFSVGVSKVLIIVFGLTTSIIVARVLGPERNGIIAALLVYPSLFMSIGSLGIRQSTTYFLGKGIFTENEVKKAITQIWFITTVFSVIVCFILIRYFSKSGENLWLVLLALMPIPFKLFNTYNSGIFLGKNEISSFNKINWIPTALILLVTAVLVLWLSFGISGYLIAMIAGPAFISLVLLFKNKFIKAFGFDFNWVIIKRMLSLGVVYAIALLVINLNYRIDVILLDRLSSAFETGIYSKGVSVTEYLWQIPMLLSTIVFARSAVSKNDMAFSIKVAQLLRLSVLIIGIGALLLFLLSKQIIVLMYGEAFVNSVLVLNVLLPGVVLLTIFKVINMDLSGKGKPWVSLKAMLPALAINVVLNFIFIPQQGASGAALASTISYTIAAILFIHFYSKEVSIPVKEILGYKKSDFKPIIQILKKVKK; encoded by the coding sequence TTGAATTCATTTTTAAAAGATATTTTTAGTGTAGGTGTTTCAAAAGTATTGATTATAGTTTTTGGACTTACTACATCTATAATTGTTGCAAGAGTTTTAGGACCAGAAAGAAATGGTATTATCGCAGCATTACTGGTTTATCCTTCATTATTTATGTCTATAGGCTCTTTAGGAATCAGACAATCTACCACCTATTTTTTAGGTAAAGGAATATTTACTGAGAATGAGGTAAAAAAAGCCATAACCCAAATATGGTTTATTACGACAGTTTTTAGTGTTATAGTGTGTTTTATACTCATCCGATATTTCAGTAAGTCTGGTGAAAATCTGTGGTTAGTACTGTTGGCGTTAATGCCAATACCATTTAAACTATTTAACACATACAATTCAGGGATTTTTTTAGGAAAGAACGAGATAAGTAGTTTTAATAAAATTAACTGGATACCAACGGCTTTAATATTATTGGTCACTGCTGTACTAGTGCTTTGGTTGTCCTTTGGGATTTCTGGTTATTTAATAGCTATGATTGCTGGTCCTGCATTTATAAGCTTAGTGTTACTCTTCAAAAATAAGTTTATTAAAGCTTTTGGATTTGATTTCAATTGGGTAATTATTAAACGAATGTTATCTTTAGGGGTAGTTTATGCAATAGCACTTTTAGTTATAAATTTAAATTATAGAATAGATGTCATTTTGTTAGATAGGTTGAGTTCTGCTTTTGAAACTGGTATTTATTCTAAAGGTGTTAGCGTTACAGAATATCTATGGCAAATTCCAATGTTATTGAGTACTATTGTTTTTGCACGTAGTGCAGTTTCAAAAAACGATATGGCCTTTTCAATTAAGGTTGCGCAATTGCTGCGGCTTTCAGTTTTAATTATAGGTATTGGGGCTTTATTATTATTTCTCCTCTCAAAACAAATTATAGTCTTAATGTATGGTGAAGCATTTGTTAATAGTGTCTTAGTTCTAAATGTATTATTGCCTGGTGTAGTTTTGTTGACTATTTTTAAAGTGATAAATATGGATTTATCTGGAAAAGGAAAACCTTGGGTATCTTTAAAAGCAATGCTACCTGCTTTAGCGATTAATGTTGTTTTAAATTTTATTTTTATACCGCAACAAGGTGCTTCTGGTGCTGCTTTGGCTTCTACAATAAGCTACACAATTGCGGCAATATTATTTATACATTTTTACAGTAAAGAAGTAAGCATACCAGTTAAAGAGATTCTAGGATATAAGAAATCAGATTTTAAGCCAATCATTCAAATTCTTAAAAAAGTAAAGAAGTAA
- the murA gene encoding UDP-N-acetylglucosamine 1-carboxyvinyltransferase, which yields MDILKIQKAQLQGQVRLSGAKNSGLKLLTASVLTDETVEISNAPIGLLDMQVHIKMLNKMGKTCEEGDRYLKITENTINPELLWDERSIRNSLLILGTLTTRFGQGKVPLPGGCKLGERKYDLHVMILEQMGAKVWEEDGYLCTKANGRLQGGDIHLSMRSTGATENAILCASLAKGTTTVWNPHIRPEIIDLITMLNKMGAKIKVFGQKCIVIEGVEKLNGVKHSVIPDNMEALTWAIGAVVTNGDVEILDFPFEHLEVPLVHLRESGMQFYRGENSLIVRGGEAYPIDISTGPYPGINSDMQPLFAVFGAVSKGESRIIDLRFPGRYGYAEELAKMGMDYQIEGDLLKIHGGNPLNGATVTALDLRAGIALVLAGLTAEGETTIENAWQIGRGYENLHDKLNGLGVSL from the coding sequence ATGGATATACTCAAAATACAAAAAGCACAACTTCAAGGTCAGGTAAGATTAAGTGGTGCTAAAAATAGTGGGCTTAAACTACTTACGGCGTCTGTGTTAACAGATGAAACAGTTGAAATCTCTAATGCACCTATTGGGTTGTTAGATATGCAGGTACATATTAAGATGCTCAATAAAATGGGTAAAACCTGCGAGGAAGGAGATAGGTATTTAAAAATAACAGAGAATACCATTAACCCAGAGCTTTTATGGGATGAGCGCTCCATAAGAAACTCTTTACTAATTCTTGGTACATTAACCACCAGATTTGGCCAAGGTAAAGTGCCACTACCAGGTGGTTGTAAGTTAGGTGAGCGCAAGTACGATTTGCACGTCATGATTTTAGAGCAAATGGGAGCCAAAGTTTGGGAAGAAGATGGTTATCTGTGTACAAAAGCTAACGGTAGACTTCAAGGAGGAGATATCCACTTATCAATGCGCTCTACTGGTGCAACAGAAAATGCCATTCTGTGCGCATCCTTAGCAAAAGGAACAACAACAGTCTGGAATCCACATATACGACCAGAAATTATAGACCTTATCACCATGCTCAATAAAATGGGAGCAAAAATTAAGGTCTTTGGTCAAAAATGTATTGTTATAGAAGGTGTAGAAAAATTAAACGGTGTAAAGCATAGTGTTATACCAGATAATATGGAAGCACTAACATGGGCTATTGGTGCTGTAGTAACCAATGGAGATGTAGAAATACTAGATTTTCCTTTTGAGCATCTCGAAGTACCTTTGGTACACTTAAGAGAAAGTGGTATGCAGTTTTACAGAGGTGAGAATTCGTTGATTGTAAGAGGAGGCGAAGCTTATCCTATAGATATTAGTACAGGCCCATATCCAGGTATCAACTCAGATATGCAACCTTTGTTTGCTGTGTTTGGTGCGGTATCCAAAGGAGAATCTCGTATTATAGATTTAAGATTTCCTGGGCGTTATGGGTATGCCGAAGAATTAGCCAAAATGGGAATGGATTATCAAATAGAGGGAGACTTACTCAAAATACATGGTGGTAATCCGCTTAATGGCGCTACAGTTACAGCTTTAGATCTTAGAGCAGGTATCGCATTGGTCTTAGCAGGACTAACTGCCGAAGGAGAAACCACCATTGAAAATGCTTGGCAAATTGGTAGAGGATATGAAAACCTACATGATAAATTGAATGGGCTTGGGGTATCTTTGTAA